Proteins found in one Lycium ferocissimum isolate CSIRO_LF1 chromosome 6, AGI_CSIRO_Lferr_CH_V1, whole genome shotgun sequence genomic segment:
- the LOC132060796 gene encoding WAT1-related protein At1g70260-like codes for MGVKVAIGEKMLPCIAMIIIEACTIFLTIMASTAMSKLGMSSFVFVVYTNALSFILLIPYSFLLHRKDNTEEPLLTFPLLSRAFFLGLVGVTIAQNLAFAGLSYSSPIVACGAANMIPAFSFIIAIILRRIKINWKSQGSIVRVVGTLISIVGILAMTLYKGPVVKQYSPSFLHLATSPKLLVFTSTHENWVLGCFLFSSASSVLVIWNIIQAGTSKQHPHVMKITCLYTLFGTIQSALLALFMEKDLSVWRLKLDFELLAIVLTAIFGSLIRSSVQMWCTRLKGSSYILFFKPVGVPVASTCGCVLFAATFHYGSMFSACICGLGYYTTLWGQLKEDETKRDMKVNVFASDERAPLLQEQEEEEDSTV; via the exons aTGGGTGTGAAGGTTGCCATAGGAGAAAAAATGTTGCCATGCATAGCCATGATCATAATTGAAGCTTGCACCATTTTCTTGACAATTATGGCGAGTACCGCCATGTCGAAGCTAGGGATGAGTTCTTTTGTATTCGTGGTTTATACAAATGCTCTTAGCTTCATCCTTCTCATTCCATACTCCTTCCTTTTACACAGAAAAGACAA CACGGAGGAACCATTATTGACGTTTCCTCTTCTTTCGCGTGCCTTCTTCCTTGGTTTAGTTGG GGTAACAATAGCTCAGAACCTTGCATTTGCTGGACTAAGTTATAGTTCTCCAATAGTAGCATGTGGTGCAGCCAACATGATACCAGCCTTTTCTTTCATTATTGCCATTATCCTCAG GAGAATAAAAATCAACTGGAAGAGCCAAGGAAGTATAGTAAGAGTGGTTGGGACCTTAATATCAATAGTTGGGATATTAGCAATGACTTTATATAAAGGTCCAGTAGTCAAACAATATTCTCCATCTTTCCTTCATCTTGCCACGTCACCGAAGCTCCTTGTCTTCACTTCAACACATGAGAATTGGGTTCTTGGTTGCTTCTTGTTTTCATCTGCTTCCTCTGTTCTTGTCATATGGAACATTATTCAG GCGGGAACTAGCAAGCAGCACCCACATGTGATGAAAATAACTTGTCTTTATACCTTATTTGGAACCATCCAATCTGCACTACTTGCTCTATTTATGGAAAAAGATCTTAGCGTTTGGAGACTTAAGCTTGACTTTGAACTTCTTGCCATTGTTTTAACT GCAATTTTCGGGAGTTTAATACGTAGCAGTGTCCAGATGTGGTGCACACGTTTGAAAGGGTCTTCTTATATCCTCTTTTTCAAGCCTGTGGGAGTTCCAGTTGCCAGCACTTGTGGTTGTGTACTCTTTGCTGCTACTTTCCACTATGGAAG CATGTTTAGTGCATGTATATGTGGACTTGGTTATTACACTACGCTATGGGGACAACTCAAAGAAGACGAGACAAAGAGAGACATGAAAGTCAACGTATTTGCTTCTGATGAAAGAGCCCCTCttttgcaagaacaagaagaagaagaagattcaACGGTCTAG